One segment of Synechococcus sp. A15-24 DNA contains the following:
- the mfd gene encoding transcription-repair coupling factor, translated as MPLRSLVTQLRPAALTGELLQRTERDARLLLRGAGRISRALVASALAQKEGRPLLVVVPTLEEAGRWTALLELMGWGSASLYPTSEGSPYEPFDPTSEIIWGQLQVLSDLIGTDDPAGKAIVATERCLQPHLPPRQALEATCRTLKKGDELDLDDLADTLARLGYERVSTIDQEGTWSRRGDIVDIYPVSSELPVRLEFFGEELDKLREFDPATQRSLDPVDRLQLTPTGFGPLVADQLRESMPEGLDRLLGDEATEELLEGGTPEGLRRLMGLAWGQPACLLDYLPASAEVVIDERRHGLAHGQQWLDHAIDHHGDMASELGLSEEERDLLWPAVLQRSIDEAYGLAEAFHGFDMAELLEEDGHPNSFDLASRPMPAYPNQFGKLGDLIKGFQKEKTSVWLISAQPSRAVALLEEHDCIGRFVPNPADALAIERLIEQNTPVALKSAGTAELEGLQLPAWRLALVTDREFFGQQTLGSSGYVRRRRKAASRTVDPNKMRPGDFVVHRNHGIGRFKAMEKLAVSGDVRDYLVVQYADGLLRVAADQLGSLGRYRATSETPPQLSKMGGAAWTKAKERAKKAVRKVAMDLVKLYAERHQANGFAFPSDGPWQNELEESFPYEPTPDQLKATADVKRDMEKAEPMDRLVCGDVGFGKTEVAIRAIFKAITAGKQVAMLAPTTVLAQQHWRTLSERFAPYPIKVALLNRFRTASERKTILEGLKGGTIDAVVGTHQLLGKGASFQQLGLLVVDEEQRFGVNQKEKIKVLRKDVDVLTLSATPIPRTLYMSLSGVREMSLITTPPPLRRPIKTHLAALDPEAVRSAIRQELDRGGQVFYVVPRVEGIEDVAAGLREMLPGLKLLVAHGQMAEGELESAMVAFNAGEADVMLCTTIVESGLDIPRVNTILIEDAHRFGLAQLYQLRGRVGRSGIQAHAWLFYPGNGSLSDNARQRLRAIQEFAQLGSGYQLAMRDMEIRGVGNLLGVEQSGQMETIGFDLYMEMLQESLAEIQGQDIPSVDDTQVDLPVTAFVPADWITDPDEKIAAYRAAADCRCGEALVELAASWADRYGALPAAVQSLLQLMELKLLARRCGVARIKPEKPNIVLETPMEEPAFRLLRQGLPQHLHGRLVYQSGKGLQHKVLARGLGVLPMDKQLEQLMEWLRLMAAQIPDADGTTAAQRLEAEGQRNEAVLRV; from the coding sequence ATGCCCCTGCGTTCCCTGGTGACACAGCTGCGCCCAGCAGCACTCACTGGCGAACTGCTGCAGCGCACCGAACGTGATGCACGGCTGTTGTTGCGGGGGGCCGGTCGGATCAGTCGTGCTCTCGTGGCCAGCGCCCTGGCACAAAAAGAAGGAAGGCCATTGCTGGTGGTGGTGCCAACCCTCGAGGAAGCCGGTCGCTGGACAGCGCTTCTGGAATTGATGGGATGGGGCAGCGCGAGTCTCTACCCAACCAGCGAGGGCTCGCCCTACGAACCGTTCGATCCCACCAGTGAAATCATCTGGGGACAGCTTCAGGTGCTGAGTGACCTGATTGGAACCGACGATCCAGCGGGGAAAGCCATCGTGGCCACCGAACGCTGTCTCCAACCCCATCTGCCACCGCGGCAGGCACTCGAGGCCACCTGTCGCACCCTGAAAAAGGGTGACGAGCTCGACCTGGACGACCTGGCCGACACCTTGGCTCGTCTCGGTTACGAACGGGTGTCCACCATCGACCAGGAAGGAACATGGAGCCGACGCGGCGACATCGTTGACATCTATCCGGTGAGCAGCGAACTGCCGGTGCGGTTGGAATTCTTCGGAGAAGAGCTGGACAAGCTTCGGGAATTTGACCCAGCCACCCAGCGGTCGCTGGACCCGGTGGACCGCCTGCAGCTCACCCCCACGGGCTTTGGCCCCCTGGTGGCCGATCAGCTGCGGGAGTCCATGCCGGAAGGGCTGGATCGCTTGCTTGGGGATGAAGCCACCGAAGAACTGCTGGAGGGAGGCACGCCTGAGGGGTTACGACGCCTGATGGGACTGGCCTGGGGACAACCCGCCTGCTTACTCGACTATCTTCCGGCCTCCGCTGAGGTCGTGATTGATGAGCGCCGTCACGGACTGGCCCACGGCCAGCAGTGGCTGGATCACGCCATCGACCACCACGGGGACATGGCCAGCGAACTGGGCCTATCGGAGGAGGAACGTGATCTGCTCTGGCCAGCTGTTCTGCAACGCAGCATCGACGAGGCCTATGGGCTGGCCGAGGCCTTTCATGGCTTTGACATGGCAGAGCTGCTGGAGGAGGACGGCCATCCCAACAGCTTTGACCTCGCCAGTCGCCCGATGCCGGCCTATCCCAATCAGTTCGGCAAACTCGGCGACCTGATCAAGGGGTTTCAGAAGGAGAAAACCTCGGTCTGGTTGATTTCTGCTCAACCCAGCCGGGCCGTGGCCCTGCTGGAGGAACACGACTGCATCGGCCGCTTCGTTCCCAATCCAGCCGATGCGCTAGCGATTGAACGGCTGATTGAACAGAACACGCCCGTGGCGTTGAAATCCGCCGGCACGGCGGAGCTGGAGGGGTTGCAGCTACCGGCCTGGCGTCTGGCCCTGGTCACCGACCGTGAGTTCTTCGGCCAGCAGACCCTGGGGTCCAGTGGCTACGTGCGGCGTCGCCGCAAGGCGGCCAGCCGCACGGTGGACCCCAACAAGATGCGGCCAGGGGATTTCGTCGTCCATCGCAATCACGGCATCGGACGGTTCAAAGCGATGGAGAAGTTGGCCGTCTCAGGCGATGTGCGCGATTACCTCGTGGTGCAATACGCCGACGGACTGTTGCGCGTCGCGGCGGATCAACTGGGCAGTCTCGGCCGCTACCGGGCCACCAGTGAAACGCCGCCACAGCTCAGCAAGATGGGCGGTGCCGCCTGGACGAAAGCCAAGGAGCGAGCCAAAAAAGCGGTCCGCAAAGTGGCGATGGACCTTGTGAAGCTCTACGCGGAGCGGCATCAGGCCAATGGCTTCGCCTTTCCAAGTGATGGTCCCTGGCAGAACGAGCTGGAGGAATCGTTCCCCTATGAACCGACGCCGGATCAGCTGAAGGCCACCGCCGATGTGAAGCGCGACATGGAGAAGGCAGAGCCGATGGATCGCCTGGTCTGCGGAGACGTTGGATTCGGCAAGACGGAAGTGGCCATCCGCGCCATCTTCAAAGCGATCACGGCTGGAAAACAGGTGGCCATGCTCGCCCCCACCACCGTGCTGGCGCAGCAGCACTGGCGCACGCTTAGTGAACGCTTCGCGCCGTATCCGATCAAGGTGGCGCTGTTGAATCGCTTTCGCACAGCATCGGAACGCAAGACGATCCTGGAGGGCCTCAAGGGAGGCACCATCGATGCGGTGGTCGGCACCCATCAGCTTTTGGGCAAAGGGGCATCGTTCCAGCAGCTTGGTCTGCTGGTGGTCGATGAAGAACAGCGCTTCGGCGTCAACCAGAAGGAAAAGATCAAGGTGCTCCGAAAGGACGTCGACGTTCTCACCCTGTCGGCGACACCGATTCCCAGAACGCTGTACATGAGCCTTTCAGGCGTGCGGGAGATGAGCTTGATCACCACACCACCGCCACTGCGTCGGCCGATCAAAACCCACCTTGCAGCCCTGGATCCGGAAGCGGTGCGCAGTGCCATCCGCCAGGAACTGGATCGCGGGGGACAGGTGTTTTACGTGGTGCCCCGGGTGGAAGGCATCGAGGACGTGGCCGCCGGACTGCGGGAGATGCTGCCTGGCCTGAAGCTGCTGGTGGCTCACGGCCAGATGGCGGAGGGTGAACTGGAGAGCGCCATGGTGGCGTTCAACGCTGGGGAAGCCGATGTGATGCTCTGCACCACCATTGTCGAAAGCGGCCTCGACATTCCTCGGGTGAACACGATTCTGATCGAGGACGCCCACCGCTTCGGACTGGCCCAGCTTTACCAACTGCGGGGTCGTGTGGGGCGCAGTGGCATTCAGGCTCATGCCTGGCTGTTCTATCCCGGCAATGGATCGCTGAGTGACAATGCACGGCAACGCTTGCGAGCCATCCAGGAGTTCGCGCAACTGGGTAGTGGCTACCAGCTGGCCATGCGTGACATGGAGATCCGTGGAGTCGGCAACCTGCTTGGCGTGGAGCAAAGCGGCCAGATGGAAACCATCGGCTTTGACCTTTACATGGAGATGCTGCAGGAATCCCTGGCGGAGATTCAGGGACAGGACATTCCCAGTGTCGACGACACCCAGGTTGACCTTCCCGTTACGGCATTTGTGCCGGCCGACTGGATCACGGATCCCGATGAAAAAATTGCTGCTTATCGCGCTGCGGCTGACTGTCGCTGCGGCGAGGCACTGGTGGAGTTAGCCGCGAGTTGGGCGGACCGTTATGGAGCGCTGCCGGCGGCGGTGCAATCCCTGCTGCAGTTGATGGAGTTGAAACTGCTGGCCAGACGTTGCGGTGTCGCCCGCATCAAACCAGAGAAACCCAACATCGTGCTGGAAACACCGATGGAGGAACCAGCGTTCCGGCTGCTTCGGCAGGGGTTACCTCAACACCTGCATGGTCGGTTGGTGTACCAGAGCGGTAAGGGCCTTCAACACAAGGTGCTGGCTCGAGGGCTTGGGGTGCTGCCGATGGACAAGCAACTCGAGCAGTTGATGGAATGGCTGCGATTGATGGCGGCGCAGATTCCCGATGCCGACGGAACCACCGCAGCGCAGCGGCTGGAGGCGGAAGGGCAACGGAACGAGGCAGTGCTGCGGGTGTGA
- a CDS encoding DUF2808 domain-containing protein: MNRLTPWLLSVLALLMNSGPALADAFFRRPPTKVSIHNPSSTEGQRNRTTISVLVPDDAGAELERVVISQLTNLDSWDWGRKDPEVYLGDYGLRRRGEPGLAEATLSQSDDELSIRFDPPIQPGQQANVVFRGFNPDADIYQWTTEFIPAGNDPRPSDGPTLRLSIYRNNDYR; the protein is encoded by the coding sequence ATGAACCGGCTCACTCCTTGGCTGTTATCTGTGCTTGCCCTGCTGATGAACAGTGGGCCTGCATTGGCAGATGCCTTTTTTCGCAGACCACCAACGAAGGTAAGCATCCATAATCCATCCTCAACGGAAGGTCAACGCAATCGAACCACCATCAGCGTCCTGGTTCCAGACGATGCAGGGGCTGAACTGGAGCGTGTAGTTATCTCACAACTAACTAATCTCGATAGCTGGGATTGGGGTCGTAAAGATCCCGAGGTCTATCTTGGCGATTACGGTCTTCGACGTCGTGGCGAACCTGGACTTGCTGAGGCCACGCTGTCTCAAAGCGACGACGAGCTGAGCATTAGGTTTGATCCACCGATTCAACCAGGCCAGCAAGCCAATGTTGTTTTCCGCGGATTCAATCCCGATGCGGATATTTACCAATGGACTACTGAGTTCATCCCTGCTGGAAATGATCCAAGACCCAGCGATGGACCAACATTGAGGCTGTCCATTTATCGAAACAATGATTACCGATAA
- a CDS encoding DUF475 domain-containing protein, with protein sequence MDITALPSLTDVFEGADQWGEVLALLPVLVMLELILSADNAVALAAIARSSRSPDQERLALNIGIGLAMLLRVALIALAQWVLQSAWVQLLAAAYLFWLFINYLRQSSQDNADEANATVVSTQARSLMQTVLLLGFTDLAFSIDSVAAAVAVSDQLLLISTGAVIGIIALRFTSGLFIRWLDEYERLETAGFLSVAFVALRLLVHVLIPQFNQPDWLTMLVVFTLFAWGFSVRSPMEADHAG encoded by the coding sequence ATGGACATCACGGCGCTTCCCTCACTCACCGACGTTTTTGAGGGTGCAGATCAATGGGGCGAGGTACTGGCTTTACTGCCTGTACTGGTGATGTTGGAGCTCATTCTCTCAGCGGATAATGCCGTCGCACTTGCGGCGATTGCCCGCTCCAGCCGCAGTCCTGACCAGGAGCGTCTGGCCCTGAACATCGGCATCGGCCTAGCGATGCTGCTGCGGGTTGCCCTGATCGCTCTGGCTCAGTGGGTTCTGCAGAGTGCATGGGTTCAGCTTCTCGCTGCCGCCTATCTGTTCTGGCTGTTCATCAATTACCTGCGTCAGTCCTCCCAGGACAATGCCGATGAGGCGAACGCAACGGTCGTGTCAACCCAGGCCAGGAGCCTGATGCAAACCGTTCTGCTGCTTGGTTTCACTGATCTGGCCTTTTCGATCGACAGCGTTGCGGCGGCAGTTGCGGTGAGTGACCAGCTCCTGTTGATCAGCACGGGTGCCGTGATCGGAATCATTGCCTTGCGCTTCACGTCCGGGCTGTTCATCCGCTGGCTGGACGAGTACGAACGCCTCGAAACAGCCGGTTTTCTTTCCGTTGCTTTTGTTGCCCTGCGTTTGCTGGTCCACGTTCTGATTCCGCAATTCAATCAACCGGATTGGTTGACCATGCTGGTGGTGTTCACATTGTTCGCCTGGGGCTTTTCCGTCCGTTCGCCGATGGAGGCCGATCATGCTGGTTGA
- a CDS encoding DUF6464 family protein, whose protein sequence is MLVELRQVGNEALLDRLDLENAPQPGRWLETEEQSFLVLQRRHRYTLRNGRYEIASVALLVKPQIRPADAQRWRHGWVIGDPECRFNARSPLLRCAVWPEGPCDNCSHRESR, encoded by the coding sequence ATGCTGGTTGAACTGCGTCAGGTCGGTAACGAAGCGCTTCTGGATCGACTGGACCTGGAGAACGCGCCCCAGCCTGGGCGCTGGCTGGAAACGGAGGAGCAAAGTTTTCTGGTGTTGCAGCGACGTCATCGCTATACCTTGCGGAATGGCCGTTATGAAATTGCGTCGGTTGCCCTGTTGGTCAAACCCCAGATCAGGCCCGCCGATGCCCAGCGTTGGCGCCATGGCTGGGTGATTGGCGACCCCGAATGCCGCTTCAACGCCCGTAGTCCTTTGCTCCGTTGTGCTGTGTGGCCGGAAGGGCCCTGCGACAACTGCAGCCATCGGGAGTCGCGATGA
- the fmt gene encoding methionyl-tRNA formyltransferase, with product MRILYWGTPAYAVPTLRKLHQAGHTIVGVVSQPDRRRGRGQQLVASAVKQEALNLNLPVFTPERIKKDPDCQAQLSALKADVSVVVAFGQILPLEVLEQPPLGCWNGHGSLLPRWRGAAPIQWSILDGDAETGVGVMAMEEGLDTGPVLLERRLSIGLQDNAHALAEKLSGLTAELMVEAMQLIEAAGAGPTDERLKRLGVQHQTESSCYARMLLKQDYQIDWSNLALAIHRQVMGLYPGAQTSWNGKCLKLTETEPLIDRLKDQLSPEAQVLIGQWPTGGHAGGTVLACIQDLGLVVSSSGCPLLIREAQLEGKSRSRGQALVQQMAAAEHQRLGDN from the coding sequence TTGCGCATCCTCTACTGGGGAACACCGGCCTATGCTGTCCCAACCCTGAGAAAGCTGCATCAGGCCGGGCACACGATCGTTGGGGTGGTGAGTCAGCCGGATCGCCGCCGAGGACGGGGTCAACAGCTGGTGGCTTCGGCCGTGAAACAGGAGGCCCTGAACCTCAACCTGCCGGTGTTCACGCCGGAACGGATCAAGAAAGATCCTGACTGCCAGGCGCAGTTGTCAGCCCTCAAGGCTGATGTGTCAGTGGTAGTGGCCTTCGGCCAGATCCTGCCGCTCGAGGTGTTGGAACAACCGCCACTGGGGTGTTGGAACGGTCACGGTTCGTTATTGCCGCGCTGGCGGGGGGCGGCCCCGATTCAATGGTCGATTCTCGACGGTGATGCGGAAACCGGTGTCGGCGTGATGGCCATGGAGGAAGGCCTGGACACCGGTCCGGTGTTGCTGGAACGCCGGTTGAGCATCGGGCTTCAGGACAATGCCCATGCACTGGCGGAGAAACTCAGTGGACTGACGGCGGAGCTGATGGTGGAGGCGATGCAGCTGATCGAAGCAGCAGGTGCAGGTCCAACCGATGAACGGTTGAAACGGCTCGGCGTGCAGCACCAGACCGAATCCAGCTGCTATGCCCGAATGCTCCTCAAACAGGATTACCAGATTGATTGGAGCAACCTTGCCCTGGCCATCCACCGCCAGGTGATGGGGCTCTATCCCGGAGCACAGACCAGCTGGAATGGCAAATGCCTCAAGCTCACGGAGACAGAACCCCTGATCGATCGTCTGAAGGATCAACTCAGCCCAGAGGCTCAAGTGCTCATCGGTCAGTGGCCCACTGGAGGTCATGCCGGTGGCACCGTTTTGGCCTGCATTCAGGACCTGGGTCTTGTGGTGAGCAGTTCCGGCTGCCCGCTATTGATCAGAGAGGCGCAACTGGAGGGCAAATCCCGAAGCCGAGGCCAGGCCCTCGTTCAACAAATGGCCGCCGCCGAACATCAGCGCCTTGGCGACAACTGA
- a CDS encoding TldD/PmbA family protein, producing MSNNTLDAGTLRDRVQTLATSAGIRQWDLGAACSDDCSVQVDRGEAKQLKAAQRSSIKVRVWNSDGLVGITSTTDLTDSGLARALEGAQQASGFGNPDDVPQFSPMATVPLPQLDRPLMPRQGILPLLKDLRAAEAELLSRHPAIQTVPYNGLAESLSTNLYLNSDGAIRTMERTQASLYLYARAEESGRKPRSSGAIRMALGSSDLDIQGCIDEAVERTVSHLAYQPIETGSYRVCFTPEAFLSLIGAFSSMFSARAVLDGVSLSTRESLGQTLAVPFLSLEDNGLHPDHISASPFDGEGTPTQRLSLIESGCLRNFLHSEATARAFGVKPTGHAGLGAKVSVGPDWFVVGTTPGQTSGQELDHTRETDTFVLIEDLSALHAGVKATQGSFSLPFDGWLVKGGERISVEAATVAGDIRSLLTSILHLEPTQEVTHRGVAPHVWVEGLSITGEA from the coding sequence ATGTCCAACAACACCCTCGATGCGGGCACGCTCAGAGATCGGGTTCAGACGCTGGCAACGTCCGCTGGTATCCGTCAGTGGGATCTTGGCGCCGCCTGCAGCGATGACTGCTCAGTCCAGGTGGACCGCGGCGAAGCCAAACAGTTGAAGGCTGCGCAGCGCAGCTCGATCAAGGTGCGGGTCTGGAACAGTGACGGCCTGGTGGGCATCACCAGCACCACTGATTTGACGGACTCCGGGCTGGCCCGTGCCTTGGAAGGGGCCCAACAGGCCAGTGGATTCGGCAATCCCGATGATGTGCCGCAGTTTTCACCGATGGCAACGGTTCCATTGCCGCAACTGGATCGTCCCCTGATGCCACGTCAGGGCATCCTGCCGTTGCTCAAGGATCTGCGTGCAGCGGAAGCGGAGCTGCTCAGCCGTCATCCAGCCATCCAAACCGTTCCGTACAACGGTCTGGCCGAGTCGCTGTCCACCAACCTTTACCTCAACAGCGATGGTGCCATCCGCACGATGGAGCGCACCCAGGCCAGCCTGTACCTCTATGCCCGGGCTGAGGAGAGCGGCCGCAAGCCCCGCAGTTCCGGTGCCATCCGCATGGCCCTTGGGAGCAGCGATCTGGACATTCAGGGTTGCATTGATGAAGCGGTTGAGCGAACCGTCAGTCATCTGGCCTATCAGCCGATCGAGACCGGTAGTTATCGCGTGTGTTTCACACCGGAAGCCTTCCTCTCCCTGATCGGTGCCTTCAGCAGCATGTTCAGTGCAAGGGCCGTCCTCGATGGAGTCAGCCTCAGCACCCGCGAAAGCCTTGGTCAGACCCTGGCAGTCCCGTTCCTATCGCTTGAGGACAATGGCTTGCACCCGGATCACATCAGCGCATCTCCCTTCGATGGTGAGGGCACACCCACTCAAAGGTTGTCGTTGATCGAGTCCGGTTGTCTTCGCAATTTCCTGCATTCAGAGGCCACGGCTAGAGCGTTTGGGGTGAAGCCCACCGGCCATGCCGGCCTTGGAGCCAAAGTTTCCGTCGGTCCCGATTGGTTCGTCGTCGGCACCACCCCGGGTCAAACCAGCGGCCAGGAGCTGGATCACACCCGCGAAACGGACACCTTTGTGCTGATCGAAGATCTTTCCGCCCTTCATGCCGGGGTCAAAGCTACCCAGGGGTCGTTTTCGCTCCCTTTCGATGGATGGCTGGTGAAAGGCGGGGAAAGGATCTCGGTTGAAGCAGCAACAGTTGCCGGAGACATCCGCAGCCTGTTGACATCGATTCTTCACCTAGAACCAACACAGGAGGTCACCCATCGTGGTGTGGCGCCCCACGTCTGGGTGGAGGGCCTCTCCATCACTGGGGAAGCCTGA
- a CDS encoding TldD/PmbA family protein, with the protein MTESFSQAWSSTLQALLQRGSGAGADLVEVFLEHTDHLGLLAEQERITSVNPTFARGAGIRVFLNGWDGFVSTNDLSVDGLTRALDQALAMLNLEANGLAGSSSFEGLGALKDYALEKTSWLQQCPTMRDASSRLLEGTSQLERLGQHLQVRRGSYARDWQEVLVAASDGTFARDIRLHQSTGLSVLAADGDHRSSVGRRYGSTDRPDDLFTWNVESSAAEVCESAGTMLRADYVEAGQMPVVLANRFGGVIFHEACGHLLETTQIERGTTPFAEQVGELIAHPAVTAIDEGLSSGAFGSLSMDDEGMEPQRTVLIKEGVLQRFISDRAGELRTGHQRTGSGRRQSHAFAAASRMRNTYIDAGPHNPNDLIASVERGLYCKSMGGGSVGPTGQFNFSVEEGYLIENGNLTRPVKGATLIGDAKDVMPRISMCADDLDLAAGYCGSVSGSIFVTVGQPHIKVDSITVGGR; encoded by the coding sequence TTGACTGAATCCTTTTCCCAAGCCTGGAGTTCCACCCTTCAGGCCCTGCTGCAGCGCGGCAGCGGCGCCGGAGCTGACCTGGTGGAAGTGTTCCTGGAACACACCGATCACCTCGGTCTCCTGGCTGAGCAGGAGCGAATCACCAGCGTCAATCCCACCTTTGCCCGTGGGGCTGGCATCCGTGTGTTTCTCAACGGATGGGATGGATTCGTCAGCACCAATGACCTGAGCGTGGACGGCTTGACCCGGGCGTTGGATCAGGCGCTGGCCATGCTCAACCTGGAAGCCAACGGTCTGGCCGGCAGTTCATCGTTTGAAGGCCTCGGAGCTCTCAAGGATTACGCCCTCGAGAAAACCAGTTGGCTGCAGCAATGCCCAACGATGCGTGATGCCAGTTCCCGTTTGCTGGAGGGAACATCCCAGCTTGAACGGCTTGGCCAGCACCTTCAGGTGCGTCGCGGCAGCTACGCACGGGATTGGCAGGAGGTTCTGGTGGCGGCCTCCGATGGCACATTCGCCCGTGATATTCGTCTGCATCAGTCGACGGGTCTGTCCGTCTTGGCGGCAGATGGGGACCATCGCTCAAGCGTGGGTCGTCGCTACGGCAGCACTGATCGCCCCGATGATCTCTTCACCTGGAATGTGGAAAGCAGCGCTGCTGAAGTCTGCGAGAGCGCCGGCACCATGCTTCGTGCCGACTATGTGGAAGCCGGACAGATGCCCGTGGTCCTGGCCAACCGTTTTGGTGGTGTGATCTTCCACGAAGCCTGCGGACATCTGTTGGAAACCACCCAGATCGAACGGGGCACGACACCCTTCGCGGAGCAGGTGGGTGAGCTGATTGCCCATCCAGCCGTCACTGCCATAGATGAAGGTTTGAGCAGTGGTGCCTTCGGGTCGCTGTCCATGGATGACGAGGGGATGGAGCCCCAGCGCACAGTGCTGATCAAGGAAGGCGTACTGCAGCGTTTCATCAGTGATCGCGCCGGTGAACTGCGCACAGGTCATCAGCGCACGGGCAGCGGTCGGCGTCAGAGCCATGCCTTCGCCGCCGCCAGCCGGATGCGGAACACTTACATCGATGCAGGGCCGCACAATCCCAACGACCTGATCGCCTCTGTGGAACGGGGTCTCTACTGCAAGTCGATGGGTGGCGGCAGTGTGGGCCCCACCGGTCAGTTCAACTTCTCTGTGGAGGAGGGCTACCTGATCGAAAACGGAAATCTCACCCGCCCGGTGAAGGGAGCAACGCTGATCGGTGATGCCAAGGACGTGATGCCTCGGATTTCGATGTGTGCCGATGATCTGGATCTTGCCGCTGGTTACTGCGGCTCCGTGAGCGGCAGCATTTTCGTCACCGTCGGTCAACCCCACATCAAGGTGGATTCGATCACGGTGGGAGGTCGCTGA